The window TGTTTGGGTTGTTGACCGTCGGCCTGGGCCGCGCGGTCCTTCGTCGTTGGCGGCCGCTGTGTTTTAATTTCCCGGAAACAATCGGCCTGTCCCTGGCGATCGGCGCGGGGCTGCTCAGCGCGGGGGTGTGGTGCCTCGGCGCGACGGGTGGCCTGAACACGACGGGCGTTGCCGCGATCACGGTCCTCGGCCTGGGGGTCGTCGCCTTCGATTGGACACAACACCCGCCGCAACTCCCCCGCTTTCGCCTCGGCCGCGTCGACGGGCCGACATTGCTGCTCTGGGCCCTTCCGGTCGCGGTTCTGGGGATCACCGGACTGTTCGCCCTCGCGCCGGCGCGCTTCTACGACGCGCTGGTCTATCACCTCGCGTTGCCGAAGCTGTATTTGCTGGAAAACCGCTGGGTCCCCACCCCCACTTTTCTTTTCGGGGGTTTCCCCATGCACACCCACGCGCTCTTCGCCTGGGCCCTCGCCCTGGGGGACGCGCGTTGGGCCGCCCTTGTCCATTGGGGTTTCGGCGTCGGCGCGGCTTTGCTGTTCTGGGGCGCGGGGGAACGCGCCCGCAACCGCTTCGGCGGCGCCCTGTCGTCGGCCGTCTTTTTTTCGACGCCGGTGGTCGCTTTCGCCCTGCCGCGCGCGGGGGTGGATGTGTCGACCGCCTTTTACACCCTGGCCGCGGTGGTCCTGGCGGGGCGCGCGCTCGACGAGGCGCCCCGGGCGCGACACGTCTGGCTGACGGCGGGGCTTCTCGTCGGCTGGACCATGGGGATCAAATACACCAACGTCCCCTTGGGGTTGGTTTTCCCTTTTCTGCTTTGGCGACTCGGGCTGCCGCGCCCATCGATGGCGCGGTTCCTGGCGGGCCTGACGATCGCCTTTTTGCCCTGGGTTGTTAAAAACCTCGTCGGCTACGGCAATCCCGTCTTCCCTTTCCTTCAGGGCTGGTGGAACCCCGCCGGTTTCCCCCTGGACGCCCGCGCCATGAACGTCGACGCCTGGGGACGTCCCTGGGACAACGTGTTTTCGGGCCAATGGCTTTTGCCGTTCCGCTGGTTGCTCCACCCCTGGACGATTTCCCTCACCGGTCGGTCCGAATTCGATTTCGTCGGGCCTCTTTTCTTGATGGGCCTGCCGCTCCTGTTTTTTGTGGTCCGGGACACGAAAGCGCGGCGGCTGGGGCTCCTGGGCCTGGGCGCGGCCTGGATGGCGTGGTGGCCTTTCTCCGGCATGCCGCGGTTCTTTCTGGGCGGGTTGGCCCTGTTGGCGTTCCTGTTCGGCCAAGGGGTGTCGCGGCTCGAGGGCCGTCGAGCCCGCTGGGTGTTATCGCTGGGGCTGTTGCTCGCGGCGACGGGGCCGCTCACCCGCGGGTTGTACGGGTTGGCCCGGGACATCGGTTGGGAACATCTGGCCCAACCGCAAAGTCGCGATCGGGTTTTGGCCACCCCCGCCGGGACGTACGCCGCGCCCGCCCACCCGTCCATGGTTTGGATCAACCGGAACGCCCCGGCCGACGCCCGCGTGCTGGTCATCGGCGACGCCCGCGGTTACGGGCTGGAACGCCCGTTCCGCGTCACCAGCGCTCTCGATGTCGATTGGTTTTTGTGGGTGGTGCGAAAGGCCGCCGACGGGGGGGAAATCGCCCGAACGCTCGCCGGGGAGGGGTTCACGCATTTGTTGGTCAACCCGGCGGAGATGGCCCGGGTCGGCCAGCCCGCCGGGTTCACGGCCGAGGAGTTCCAGCGGGCCGCGCGCTTTTGGGCGTTTTACACGGAAAAATTATTCGAGGACGGCTCCGCGGCTTCGGCGCCGCCCCGTTGGTCCTTGGTTTACCGTTTGGTCCCCCGACGCGAAACCCCCGCCGCCGGCGCCATTCCCTGGGTGGATTTGGCCTTTCAAGCGCCCGGGGAGGGCGGCCTCAAATAAGGAACCCCGCGATCGTTTCAACCACGTAGGCCTGTTGGGCTTCCGTCAAGCCGGGATAGATCGGCAACGCCAGGGTTTCCCGGGCGGCCCGTTCCGACTCGGGGAAATCCCCGGGACGGTGGCCCAAGTACGCGAAACATTCCTGCAGGTGCAGCGGCACGGGATAGTACACCTCCGTCCAGATGTCTTTCGACTTGAGGTGTTCGATCAGCGCGTCGCGGCGCGGGGCCCGGATCACGAACTGGTTGTAGATGTGCGGCCGCACTTCCGGCGGCAACACCACGCCTTTCCTTTCCAATCCCGCCGCGGCGAACAGCTTCCGATAACGCGCCGCGTTCTCCCGCCGGGCGCTCGTCCAGGCGGGCAGATGGGGCAGTTTCACCGAAAGGATCGCCGCCTGCAGGGCGTCGATCCGGAAATTCCCCCCCACCCACTTGTGATAATACTTGGGTTTCGAGCCGTGCACCCGAAAGATCTTCAATTTTTCCGCCAGGGCGTCGTCCTGGGTGGTGACCAGCCCCGCGTCGCCGAAAGCGCCCAGGTTTTTGCTGGGGAAAAAGGAGAAACACCCGAAGGCGCCCGCGGCGCCCGCTTGTTTCCCGGCCAGGCCCCCGCCGAGGTCCACGCCGATCGACTGCGCCGCGTCCTCGATCAGGGGAATCTTCCGCGCTTCGGCCAGGGACCGCAGGGCGTCCATGTCCGCGGCTTGGCCGTAGAGGTGCACCGGCAGGACGGCCTTGGTCCGGGGCGTGATCGCGGCGGCCGCTTTGGCCGCGTCGATGTTAAAGGAGCGGGGATCGATGTCCACAAACACCGGTTTCGCCCCGACGCGGGCGATGGCGCCCGCCGTGGCGAAAAACGTGTACGGGGTGGTCACGACCTCATCGCCCGGGCCGACCCCCAACACCATGAGCGCCACCAAGAGCGCGTCGGTGCCCGAGGAAACCCCGATCGCGTGCTTCACCCCGCAGGCGCGGGCGGCCGCGGCTTCGAACGCATCCACCGCGGGACCGAGGATGAACATTTGACTGTCCATCACCCGCTCCATCGCGGCGAGAATTTCCGCGCGCAACGGTTTGTTCTGCGCGGCCAAATCCAACAAGGGCACTTTCATGGGTGGGATCCTTTCATTGAAAAACTCGCCGGGACGGGGACGAACCGCTATTCCAAAACGATGCGGTAGTCTTCCCAGGCCAGGGTGCGGTCGATGTCGACTTCCACCTTCCGGTGGATGATTTTTTCCAACCGGTCCTGCCGCTCGCGGACGAAATCCCCGACGCCGGGGGCCAACGTCACCTTCAGGCGCCCCTCGGTCCGCCCCTGGGTGAGCTCGTGGATCTCCTTTTGCACCCGCAGGTACATGGATTCCCGCGAGAGGACGTTGCCCGAACCCGCGCAATCGGCGCAGGGCTCCGACAAAAGCGACAAAAGGGATTCCCGACGGCGTTCGCGCGTCATTTCCACCAGCCCCAACCGCGTGATGGGCAGGATCTTGATTTTGGCACGGTCGTACTTCGTGGCCTCTTCCAGCACTTCGACGACCTTGATCTGGTTGCGCTTGCGCCGCATGTCGATGAAGTCGATGACGATGATGCCGCCGATGTTCCGCAACCGCAACTGCTTGGCGACCTCCTCGGCCGCCTCCAGGTTCGTGGCCGTGACGGTTTCTTCCTGGGATTTGTGGCCGATGAATTTCCCCGTGTTGACGTCGATGGCGCAGAGGGACTCCGCCTCCTGGATGATGATGTAGCCGCCGGAGGGCAGGTCGATGCGCTGTTGGCGGATGTGCGCCAGCTCGCGATCGACGCCGAAGGCCTGGAAGATCGGCGTCTTGCCCGTGTAATGCTGCACCCGGTCGGCCAGCTCGGGGGCCAGGCCGGTGACGAAATCCTTGACCTCTTTGTATTCTTGGCGGTCGTCGACGAGAAAGATCTGCGCGTCGGAGGTGAGCAGGTCGCGCGCGACCTGGAACGTCAAGCCCAATTCGCGGTGGATGAGGGTGCCCGACTGGGCGCTCTCGTATTTCCGCTGGATGCCCTCCCACAGTTTCGCGAGGTACTTGAGCTCGGCGCGCAGCTCCCCCTCGTCGGCGCCCTCGGCCTCGGTGCGCACGATGATGCCGCCCGCCATGTTCTCCTCGTCGATGATCCGCCGCAGCCGTTCGCGCTCCTCGGGCTCCTCGATGTTTTTGGAGACGCCGAGGTGGTCGCTCTTCGGCATGTAAATCAAGTACCGCCCCGGCAGCGAGATGTCCATGGTGACTTTCATGCCCTTGGTGCTGATGGCTTCCTTCGCCACCTGGACCATGATGTCCTCGTTGCGTTTGATCATTTTTTCGATGTGGCGCTCCTTGGCGTTGGAGACCACGTCGGTCACGTACAGGTACGCGTTCTTCTCGAACCCCGTGTTGACGAAGGCGCTCGAAATGCCGGGGAGCACGTTTTCCACCCGGCCTTTGTAGATGTTGCCGACCAGCTTGGCCATGCCCAGGGCGGGCCGCTCGATCATGAATTCGGCGAGCCGGCCGTTGTCCAACACGGCGATGCGCGTCTCCTCGGGCAAAACGTTCGCGATGATTTCTCTTTTCATTTTTTTATTTCCTTTTCAGTGAATTACAAAAGATAACGTCGAAGATGGATGGACAACAACAGGCCCACCGCCATAAAAGATCCCACCAAACCCGACCCGCCGTAGGACAGGAAGGGCAGGGGCACCCCGGTCACCGGCATGAGCCCCATGGCCATGCCGATGTTGATGAGCCCCGAAAAGGTGAAGAACGTGCCCAGCGCCACGGCCAAATGCCGGCCGAAACGGTCGCGCGCGGTGAAGGCGATGTCGAACGCCCGCCACGCCACCCAAAAGAACACCGTGAGCACGAACAACGCGCCCAGGAAACCCGTCTCTTCCCCCACGTGGGAGAAGATGAAGTCCGTGTGTTTTTCGGGCAGGAAGCCCAACTGGGTCTGGCTTCCCGACATGTACCCCTTGCCGACGAAACGCCCGGACCCCAGGGCGATTTCCGACTGTAAAATGTTGTACCCCGCGCCCAAGGGATCCACCGCGGGATCGACAAAAGCGATGAGCCGCTTCCGCTGGTAGGGTTTGAGCGCCCGGTCCACCACGAAGGACCCCCCCACCCCCGCCGCGAGGACCACGAGGACGGTGAAGAGGTGGAAACCCGTCACGTGGAACCGCAACTTTCGGAGCAGCCACCAAAAGAGGACCGCCCCCACCGCCACGCCCGACCACAGGAACATCAGGGGCCGCGTTTGTTGAAACGCCTTGGACAACCACGGCAGGACCGCGCTGTCGGCCCAACGGTCTCCCACGATGGAAAAATACGTGCCCGTGAGCGGGATCCCCAGCGCGATCGCCGCGCAGGCGACGATGGCCACCAGAAAACCCAAGGGCGCCCCCGCGGAAAACAGGACCGCCAAGGTCATGGGACCCATCACCAAGGCGCTCGACAAATCGGGCTGGAGAAGGATCAACCCGAAGTAAAACCCCGCCAACACCAACAGGGGCACGGCCCCCGCCCATTGGCGGACCTCCCGGTAACGCCTGTCCGCGTAGGCCGCCAGCGCGGCCGCCAAAGCCAGGCGCACGACCTCCACGGGCTGGAAATAAACGGGGCCCAAATCGAGCCAGGACCGTGACCCCCTCAACCGCGTTCCGAAAATCAAGGTGACCAAAAGCACGACCGCCCCCGTCGCGTACACGCCCCGGGAGTAGGTTTGGAAAACCTGGTAGGGCAGGAGCGCCAGGAGCACCATGGCGAGGAACCCCACGAAAATCCCCAGGCCTTGTCGCGTCAAGTACCCGGACGCTCCGCCGGTGTGCGCCGTGGCCGAAAAAATAAAAAGAAACCCGAAGGTCGCCAGGGTCAAAACCGCCGCGAGCAAGCTCCAATCGAGCCGGGCGAGGACGCGCGGCGCGCCGGAGCGCTCGTTGACGCGGAAGAACCGGGGAACGATCTCGACCACGGATCAAACCCTCCCCGGGGGAAAAGCGGTGTCGATGATCCGCTTGGCGATGGGGCCCGCCGCCGCGGAACCGTGACCGCCGTTTTCGACAAAGACCAACACGGCGATTTCCGCGGGTTGCCCTTTGGGCCCCGCGTAGGCGGCGAACCAAGCGTGGTCTTCGCCGTGGGGGTTTTGGGCGGTCCCGGTCTTGGCCCCCAGGTCCAGGTCCGGGCGATAAATCACCCGCCCCGACCCCTGGGACACGACGTTGCCCATCGCCCGGTGGAGGGTGCCCCAGGTGGCGTTGTTCAGTTCAACCGTCCGTCTTATCTCGGATTTCCCGCGCCAAAGCGTTTGGCCCGTGGTGGCGCGCGCCTCCCGGACCAAGTAGGGTTTCCACACCGTGCCGCCGTTGGCCACGGCGGCCACGAACACCGCCGCCTGCAGCGGCGTGGACAACACAAAACCTTGCCCGATGGCCGTGTTGAGCGTGTCGCCGTCAAACCATCCTTCGCGGCGCGCGCGTTTCTTCCATTCGCGATCGGGCATGAGCCCCGACGATTCGGAAGGCAGGTCGATGCCGGTTTTCTCGCCGAACCCGAACGCCTTGGCGCGGGACGCCAGGGCCTCGGGGCCCGCCGTCAACCCGATGTTGTAAAAATAGATGTTGCAGGACCACGCCACGGCGCCCCAAAAGTCCTGTCGGTGATGTTTGTTCCAGCATTTAAATTCGCGAACGCCCCCGGTGATGGGCAAAAGATAGACCCCGTTGCAATAAAAAGTGCGGTGGGTGTCCCACCGGGCGTCGTTGAGGCCCGTCAAAGCGGTGATAATTTTGAAAACCGAGCCCGGGGGGTAGACCCCCTGCAAGGCCCGATTGAAAAACGGTTGGCGCGGGTCGATGACATGGCGGGCCAGGCTTTCCGAGGGATCAAAACCCGGACGGCTGGCCAGCGTCAACACCGCCCCGGTTCGCGGATCGAGGACCACCGCCGCGCCCCGACCGGAGGGCGAGGCGTCCAGTCCGGCTTCCGCGACCTGTTGCAGTCGACGGTCGAGGGTCAAGTGCAAATCGGCCCCCGGCACCGAAGACAGACGCCCCAACACCTGGATGTGCCGCCCCGCGGCGTCCGTGACGAACTGCAGGCCGCCGTCGGTGCCGCGCAACAAATCGTCGTAAACTTTTTCCACCCCGCCCCGCCCGATAAACTGGCCCGACCGCCAACGATCGCGATCCCTTTTTAAATCGTTGTCATCCACTTCGCTGACATAACCCAGGAGATGGGCCGCCAGCGATCCATAGCGCGTTCGCCGCTGGGGCTCCGCCAACACGTTCACGCCGGGAAGAAAAGCGCGCCGCTCCATGATCGCCAGGGCCGATTCCCGGGGGATGTTGGCCAGAAGCCGGGTCATTTTTCCCGTCCGCTGGGCCTCGGCCATTTTGCGTTGGAGGGCGGTCCGTTGATCGGGAAGCCGCCGAACCAGCTCCGCCAAAACGGCCTCCGGGGTGAAAACCGTGTCCCCGCCCCGGGCGTAGAACAAGGAAAACCGCGGGGCGTTGTCCAACAGCGCGTCGTCTTTGCCGTCGGTTTGGGCGTAAATGAGTCCGCGCGGGGCCAAAAACGGAAGGAGTTGGGTGCTGTTTCGCTCCGCGCGACGGGAAAATTCGGGCCCGCGGACGACCTGGAGGAAAAAAAGGCGGAGAGCCAGCAAAACAAAAACGCCGGTCGCCAAGGTGGACAGGACGAACAACCGCCGATCGTCGCGCGCGGACAGGGGCGCGTTTTCGCGATTATTCACGATCGCCCTGCACGGGCGCGCGCCACGCCGAAATCCAAACCGATTGGGCCCAAAACACCGCGGGGGCCGCGCACGCGTTGAGAATAACGCCGATGACGAGATGACCGAGGCCCGGGGCCACCATGGGAACCGTCTGCAAAAAGAACCCGCGAAGAACCATCGCGCCGCCGAAGAGGACAACGGTGCCCAAAGCGGCCACGGTGATTTGGGTGATCAATTTGTCGGCGTTGAGTTCCCGGGCCGAGAGTCCCGCCGCGGCCCCCGCGAGCATCAAAAGCCAACCTTGGGTTCCGAACGCCGTCGCGCCGTAGGCGTCCGCGGCCAAACCCCAGAAGAAGCCCAGCGTCATGGCGAGCCGGGTGCTGTTTCGAAGACCAAAAGCCAGCGTGGCCAGCAACAACCAATGGGGCGTGGGAAAAGCCGACGGAACAAGAAAGACGAAGAGGGTTTGAAAAATCCAAACCAGCAACAACGTGGTCACGACAAACAGGATGTTCCGATTCACGCCGGGTTCTCCGGGGAAACCACCAACACTTCGCGCAAAGCCCCCATTCTTGCGGCCGGCGAAAGGATCGCGCGTTTGGCGCTGCCCCCCGAGGGTTCCAACACGTCCAGGACACGCCCGATCAAGAGCCCGGACGGAAACACCCCGCCCAGCCCCGAACTGACAATTTCGTCCCCGGGGCGAACGTCCGCGTCGGAAAACAAATAGTTCAAAAGCAACCGGTTGGCGCCCCGCCCCTCCACCAACCCCTGGTCCCCCGTTCGGTCAACGTGGGCGGACAACGCCGAGAACGGGTCGGTCAACAACACGACCCGGGCTTTTCCGTCCGGCATGACTTCCCGGACCTGCCCCAGGACCACCGGCCGCCCCCCCACCACCGTGACGACCGCGTCCCCCATGCCCACCGGGGAAGCCGGCTTCACCAGCACGCTGTGGAACCAATCCGTCGCCTCCCGCGCCCACACCCGGGCCGTGGTCCGGCGGTAATGGGGCCACCGCGGCAACCCGAGCAACCGGGTCAGGCGGTCGTTTTCTTCCTCGACCATTTTTTGTCGAACGGTGTCGAGGCGGCCGTCCAGCCAACGCGATTCAAATTCCGCCGCGCGTTGATCGGCCCGCAGGAGGCGGGCCAAGCGTTGCCCGAACCGACCCCATTGGTCCATTTGGGCCACCAAGGGGGACCCGGCCGGAAGCCAAAGATAATAAAAAGAATGCTTTAAGGATTGGACGACCCGGTCCGCGGACCAAGCCAGGAGGCAAACGGAGACCAACGTGTACGTGCCGAAGAGAATCGGGGTGCGGTGCCGCTCAAACAAAATGGGTTCTCCCTCGCGTCCGGGGTGGGGCCTGTCGAGCGGACGGGCCGGTCCCGGATTTCGCGGTGACGGAAGGGAGCGGACGAGGCGGGATTAAAACGACGGGCGGACGCGGGAGCGCTTGATGTTGTCAAGCTCTTCCAGATAGCGGCCGCAACCCATCACGACGCAGGTCAAGGGGTCGGCGGCCCGGGTCACGGGGAGCTCCGTCTCTTTGGAGATGAGCTCCGGCACGCCGCGCAGGAGGCATCCGCCCCCCGCCAGCACGATGCCGCGATCCACCAGGTCGGCCGACAGCTCCGCCGGGGTTTCCTCCAGCGTCGCCTTGACCACGTCCACGATGAGTTTCAGAGGTTCGGAAAGGGCCTGCCGGACTTCCTCGGACGATATCGCGATCGTCTTCGGCAAACCGGTGACTTGGTCCCGTCCCTTCACCTCCATGGTTCGCTCCTCGACCTGCGGCACGGCGCTGCCAATCTTGATCTTGACATCCTCCGCCGTCGTCTCGCCGATGAGCAAATTGTACTTCCGTCGAAAATATTGCACGATGGCCTCGTCCATTTCGTCCCCGGCCACATCCAAGGACTTCGAGACCACCATCCCCCCCAAGGAAATCACGGCCACCTCCGTGGTGCCGCCGCCGATGTCCACAATCATGTTGCCCGAAGGCTCCGAGATGGGCATTTCGGCGCCGATGGCCGCCGCCTTGGGTTCCTCAATCAACTCCACGAATCGCGCGCCCGCCTGGTCCGCGGCTTCCTTCACGGCCCGTCTCTCCACTTCGGTGATCCCGGACGGAATTCCGATGACCACCCGCGGGTGGAGCAAGCTGCGGCGGTTGTGCACTTTCCGTATGAAATATTTGATCATTTCCTGCGTGACATCGAAATCCGCGATGACCCCGTTCCGCAGGGGGCGCACGGCGATGATGTTCGCGGGGGTCTTGCCGAGCATGCGCTTGGCTTCGAGTCCGAAGGCGACCGGCTCCCGGGTGTCCCGGTTGATCGCGACGACGGAGGGTTCTTTCAACACGATCCCCTGCCCCTTGACGTAGACGAGGGTGTTGGCCGTACCGAGGTCAATCCCCATGTCGTTCGAAAAGAGGCTGAAGATGTAGTCGAACAAGCGCGTCCTCCGACGTTAAGAAACGAGGCGGATCAACGCCACCGGGGCGTTGTCGCCGGACCGCGCGCCCAACCGGTGGATGCGGGTGCAACCGCCGGGCCGGGCCTGGTAGCGCGGGACCAACACATCATAGATTTTTTTTCGCACGTCTTCGTCGTTCACGTCCGCGGTCACGCGGCGGCGGCTTTCCAAGGTGTTCTTTTTGGCCCGCGCCAACACGCCTTCGGCGAACCGCGACAACTCCTTCGCTTTGGCGACGGTCGTGCGGATCTCCTCGTGGCGGAACAAGCTCACCGTGAGGCTCCGCAGGAGCGCCATCCGCGCCCCGGTGGGGCGGGACAGTTTGCGTCCGGCGTGGGTGTTCATGACTTGGCCTCGCTCGCCGCCGCGGGCGCCAACATGCCCAGCGACAGGTTGTGCTCCTTCAAGCGCTCCTGGATTTCCTCCAGGGACTTCTTGCCGAAATTCTTGAAGCCCAGGAGTTCCTCTTCCGTTTTGGACACCAGATCGTTGATGGTGCGGATCTTGGCGGCTTTGAGGCAGTTGGAGGCGCGGACCGTCAGTTCGATCATGTCCACCGATTGGTCCAACAAATCCTTCATTTTGCCCGTCGGTTCCGGAGCGTCCGCCGCCGTGTTTCCGGCCTCGGCGGGGACGGACTCCTCGGCCGGCAAGAACACACCGACCGTGCTTTTGAGAATGCGCGCGGCGCGGGTCACGGCGTCTTGGGGGGTGATCGAACCGTCGGTCCAAACTTCCAGGACCAATTTGTCGTAGTCGGTCATCTGCCCCACGCGGGCGTTTTGAACTTCGTAGTGGGCCTTGGTCACGGGCGAGAACAAAGCGTCCACCGGGATGGTGTTGACCGGTTGGCCGTCCCGTTTCAAGCGGTCGGCGGTGACGAAACCGCGACCCCGCCCGACTTCGATTTCCACGTCCAATTCCGCGCCCGCGTCCAAATGGGCGATGATGTGGTCGGGGTTCAACACTTCCACCGACGAAGTCGCTTCGATGTGCTTGGCCTTCACTTCGCCGCCTTTTTTCTTCAGGGTGAGCAATTCCGGCCCGGCCGTCCGCAGGCGGAAGCGCAGCTGGCGGAGATTCAGCAACAGGGTGATCACGTCTTCCTGAACGCCTTTCAGGCTTGAGAATTCATGCGGGGCGCCCTTGATGCGGACGGCGGTGACCGCCGCGCCCTCCAAGGACGACAGAAGGATTCGCTTGAGCGAATGCCCCACCGTTTGGCCGTACCCCCGTTCAAAGGGTTCGGCGACAAACTTGCCGTGGGTCTCCCCGGCCGTTTCGGCCTCCAACTTTTGCGGCAACACCAATCCAAGATTCGTCATAAAGCGGCTTCCTCCTAAAAAGGGGTTCGGCTATTTGCTGTAAAGTTCGACGATGAACTGCTCGTTCACGGGATAGGACATTTCCTGCCGGCTCGGCCAGGATTTCACTTGCCCCGCGAGGGTCACGCCCTCGAGGCTGATGGAATCCATGGACCCCTTGACGGCGTTGGCGACGCTCCCGTCCCACTCCAACCAGGCCGGCAACCCGCGTTGAAAAGCGGTGTGCAGCGATCGTTTGACGAAGAGATTCGCGCGAAGGCCATCCACCAAGGCGATCCGGTCGCCGGGTTTCACCTGATAGGAGGAAATGTTCACGGGCTTGCCGTTCACCGTCACGTGGTTGTGCGAGACCAACTGCCGGGCCGCGCGCGGGGATGTGGAAAACCCCAAACGGCGGACCACGTTGTCGAGCCG of the Elusimicrobiota bacterium genome contains:
- a CDS encoding DegT/DnrJ/EryC1/StrS family aminotransferase; the protein is MKVPLLDLAAQNKPLRAEILAAMERVMDSQMFILGPAVDAFEAAAARACGVKHAIGVSSGTDALLVALMVLGVGPGDEVVTTPYTFFATAGAIARVGAKPVFVDIDPRSFNIDAAKAAAAITPRTKAVLPVHLYGQAADMDALRSLAEARKIPLIEDAAQSIGVDLGGGLAGKQAGAAGAFGCFSFFPSKNLGAFGDAGLVTTQDDALAEKLKIFRVHGSKPKYYHKWVGGNFRIDALQAAILSVKLPHLPAWTSARRENAARYRKLFAAAGLERKGVVLPPEVRPHIYNQFVIRAPRRDALIEHLKSKDIWTEVYYPVPLHLQECFAYLGHRPGDFPESERAARETLALPIYPGLTEAQQAYVVETIAGFLI
- a CDS encoding Rne/Rng family ribonuclease is translated as MKREIIANVLPEETRIAVLDNGRLAEFMIERPALGMAKLVGNIYKGRVENVLPGISSAFVNTGFEKNAYLYVTDVVSNAKERHIEKMIKRNEDIMVQVAKEAISTKGMKVTMDISLPGRYLIYMPKSDHLGVSKNIEEPEERERLRRIIDEENMAGGIIVRTEAEGADEGELRAELKYLAKLWEGIQRKYESAQSGTLIHRELGLTFQVARDLLTSDAQIFLVDDRQEYKEVKDFVTGLAPELADRVQHYTGKTPIFQAFGVDRELAHIRQQRIDLPSGGYIIIQEAESLCAIDVNTGKFIGHKSQEETVTATNLEAAEEVAKQLRLRNIGGIIVIDFIDMRRKRNQIKVVEVLEEATKYDRAKIKILPITRLGLVEMTRERRRESLLSLLSEPCADCAGSGNVLSRESMYLRVQKEIHELTQGRTEGRLKVTLAPGVGDFVRERQDRLEKIIHRKVEVDIDRTLAWEDYRIVLE
- the rodA gene encoding rod shape-determining protein RodA, translated to MVEIVPRFFRVNERSGAPRVLARLDWSLLAAVLTLATFGFLFIFSATAHTGGASGYLTRQGLGIFVGFLAMVLLALLPYQVFQTYSRGVYATGAVVLLVTLIFGTRLRGSRSWLDLGPVYFQPVEVVRLALAAALAAYADRRYREVRQWAGAVPLLVLAGFYFGLILLQPDLSSALVMGPMTLAVLFSAGAPLGFLVAIVACAAIALGIPLTGTYFSIVGDRWADSAVLPWLSKAFQQTRPLMFLWSGVAVGAVLFWWLLRKLRFHVTGFHLFTVLVVLAAGVGGSFVVDRALKPYQRKRLIAFVDPAVDPLGAGYNILQSEIALGSGRFVGKGYMSGSQTQLGFLPEKHTDFIFSHVGEETGFLGALFVLTVFFWVAWRAFDIAFTARDRFGRHLAVALGTFFTFSGLINIGMAMGLMPVTGVPLPFLSYGGSGLVGSFMAVGLLLSIHLRRYLL
- the mrdA gene encoding penicillin-binding protein 2, giving the protein MNNRENAPLSARDDRRLFVLSTLATGVFVLLALRLFFLQVVRGPEFSRRAERNSTQLLPFLAPRGLIYAQTDGKDDALLDNAPRFSLFYARGGDTVFTPEAVLAELVRRLPDQRTALQRKMAEAQRTGKMTRLLANIPRESALAIMERRAFLPGVNVLAEPQRRTRYGSLAAHLLGYVSEVDDNDLKRDRDRWRSGQFIGRGGVEKVYDDLLRGTDGGLQFVTDAAGRHIQVLGRLSSVPGADLHLTLDRRLQQVAEAGLDASPSGRGAAVVLDPRTGAVLTLASRPGFDPSESLARHVIDPRQPFFNRALQGVYPPGSVFKIITALTGLNDARWDTHRTFYCNGVYLLPITGGVREFKCWNKHHRQDFWGAVAWSCNIYFYNIGLTAGPEALASRAKAFGFGEKTGIDLPSESSGLMPDREWKKRARREGWFDGDTLNTAIGQGFVLSTPLQAAVFVAAVANGGTVWKPYLVREARATTGQTLWRGKSEIRRTVELNNATWGTLHRAMGNVVSQGSGRVIYRPDLDLGAKTGTAQNPHGEDHAWFAAYAGPKGQPAEIAVLVFVENGGHGSAAAGPIAKRIIDTAFPPGRV
- the mreD gene encoding rod shape-determining protein MreD — its product is MNRNILFVVTTLLLVWIFQTLFVFLVPSAFPTPHWLLLATLAFGLRNSTRLAMTLGFFWGLAADAYGATAFGTQGWLLMLAGAAAGLSARELNADKLITQITVAALGTVVLFGGAMVLRGFFLQTVPMVAPGLGHLVIGVILNACAAPAVFWAQSVWISAWRAPVQGDRE
- a CDS encoding rod shape-determining protein MreC, with translation MFERHRTPILFGTYTLVSVCLLAWSADRVVQSLKHSFYYLWLPAGSPLVAQMDQWGRFGQRLARLLRADQRAAEFESRWLDGRLDTVRQKMVEEENDRLTRLLGLPRWPHYRRTTARVWAREATDWFHSVLVKPASPVGMGDAVVTVVGGRPVVLGQVREVMPDGKARVVLLTDPFSALSAHVDRTGDQGLVEGRGANRLLLNYLFSDADVRPGDEIVSSGLGGVFPSGLLIGRVLDVLEPSGGSAKRAILSPAARMGALREVLVVSPENPA
- a CDS encoding rod shape-determining protein; protein product: MFSLFSNDMGIDLGTANTLVYVKGQGIVLKEPSVVAINRDTREPVAFGLEAKRMLGKTPANIIAVRPLRNGVIADFDVTQEMIKYFIRKVHNRRSLLHPRVVIGIPSGITEVERRAVKEAADQAGARFVELIEEPKAAAIGAEMPISEPSGNMIVDIGGGTTEVAVISLGGMVVSKSLDVAGDEMDEAIVQYFRRKYNLLIGETTAEDVKIKIGSAVPQVEERTMEVKGRDQVTGLPKTIAISSEEVRQALSEPLKLIVDVVKATLEETPAELSADLVDRGIVLAGGGCLLRGVPELISKETELPVTRAADPLTCVVMGCGRYLEELDNIKRSRVRPSF
- the rplQ gene encoding 50S ribosomal protein L17, whose protein sequence is MNTHAGRKLSRPTGARMALLRSLTVSLFRHEEIRTTVAKAKELSRFAEGVLARAKKNTLESRRRVTADVNDEDVRKKIYDVLVPRYQARPGGCTRIHRLGARSGDNAPVALIRLVS
- a CDS encoding DNA-directed RNA polymerase subunit alpha, with product MTNLGLVLPQKLEAETAGETHGKFVAEPFERGYGQTVGHSLKRILLSSLEGAAVTAVRIKGAPHEFSSLKGVQEDVITLLLNLRQLRFRLRTAGPELLTLKKKGGEVKAKHIEATSSVEVLNPDHIIAHLDAGAELDVEIEVGRGRGFVTADRLKRDGQPVNTIPVDALFSPVTKAHYEVQNARVGQMTDYDKLVLEVWTDGSITPQDAVTRAARILKSTVGVFLPAEESVPAEAGNTAADAPEPTGKMKDLLDQSVDMIELTVRASNCLKAAKIRTINDLVSKTEEELLGFKNFGKKSLEEIQERLKEHNLSLGMLAPAAASEAKS
- the rpsD gene encoding 30S ribosomal protein S4 yields the protein MARYIGPVCKLCRRESVKLFLKGDRCFGKCPMDREGVLPPGQHGARRAGKPTEYAKRLREKQKARRISGVLERQFRRLFATAAHAAGNTGENLLRLLETRLDNVVRRLGFSTSPRAARQLVSHNHVTVNGKPVNISSYQVKPGDRIALVDGLRANLFVKRSLHTAFQRGLPAWLEWDGSVANAVKGSMDSISLEGVTLAGQVKSWPSRQEMSYPVNEQFIVELYSK